A region of the Ovis canadensis isolate MfBH-ARS-UI-01 breed Bighorn chromosome 10, ARS-UI_OviCan_v2, whole genome shotgun sequence genome:
GATGTGAAAATACTCTTTTCCCAGAAGAAACTGCACACCCTTCGGAGGCCAAGGACCAAGCGGTGTTTATTAGAATACATGAGAGGTGCtcgctgtgtgctaagtctcttcagttgagtccaactctttgcaatcccatggactgtagtccaccaggctcctctgtccatggaattcttcgggcaacgatactggagtgggtagcctttcccttctccgaaggatcttcacaacccaggaattgaatgcaggtctccagcagtgcaggcagattctttaccagctgagccaccagggaagccccagaagtagGTTTACAGCAAAGCTAATGAATGCTCGCTTCAGAGCTCCTCACTCACCTTCCACGACCTTGTACCTAACTGCATCTAtggttttgtattctttttcttaaagaaccCAATCCCCAAATTGTACAAGCTTGGGGTCCTCCCCTCTGACCCCCAGGTGCAGTATGAGAGCCCATCACCTCTTAGACTTCATTCTCCTCCAAGGGCAAGGAGCCTCCTGTCTGGTTGATACTTTGTGTTTCTGAGGAAGCTTTTCCCTgcggggaggaaggagaagatggTGATGCTCTGAGTTTCAGAAAGTGGCGGAGCCATTTCCTGTAACGCGAGGACGCGAAGAAGTAAGCGACGGGGTCGATGCTACAGTTCAAGTTCATGAGGCAGACGGTGAGCTGCAGGCACAGTTTGAAAACCCTCTGCtcggggcaggtgggctggcggAGCATCTTTGTCACCATGAACTGGATGACGTGGAGGTGGTAGGGGATGAAGCACAGGACCACagccaccagcaccaccagcgTGAGCAGGCAGGCCCTGCGGTGGTGGCCCCTCCGGCTTGTCAGGGGGTTGTCCCGGGCCATCCTGCACAGCTTGACAGTGATCTTCACGTAGCAGAAGAGGATGACGGCCACCGGCCCGCAGAAGCTCAGAGCGGAGGTCACCAGGACCATGACGGGCAGCGTGAACACCTGCTGGACGCTGTCGTACTCCATGCAGGTCAGCCTGCCAGCCAGGCGCATGGTCATGGTGAACCCGAGCAGGGGCGCTGTCTGCAGCATCGCCAGGACCCACACAGCCACACAGATGAGCTGGGCCCACCCGGGCTCACGCAGCCGGGGACACTGGTGGGCGCGGACCACGGCCAAGTAGCGGTCCACGCTCACACATGTCATCAGATAGATGCCCGAGTAGGTGTTCACGAAGAAGATGAAGGCCGTCAGCCTGCAGAACCCCTCCCCGAAAGGCCAGTTGAAGTCCAGCAAGAAGTAGGTGATCTTTCCGGGCAGGGTCAGGGCGAACAGGAGGTCGGACACTGCCAGGTGGACCAGGAAGACATCTGTCGAGTTGATCTTCTTGTCCTTTTGATAGGCCAGGCGAAGGGCCAGGACATTTCCCAGGACAGCAAAGATCAAGAGGGCCGTGTAAAACAGAGACAGCATCACACTGGCCACCCGGGGCGGGTGGTGGGGAAGGCAGGAGTTGGTGTGGTGGACGAGGTTGCTTGGGTCAGCCGTGCTTGAAGCCATGTCATAGAGGTCCTTGGGAAGACAAGAAAATTAAATGTAGTATTGTAGCTCAGGGTTGCACCTCTAATATGTTGCTGTTGATATtccactcagtcgtggccgactcttgtgaccccatgggctgtagcctgccaggctcctctgtcatgggattttctaggcaagaatactgcagtggggttgctatttcctcctccaggggaccctcccacctcagggaccaaacccgtgtctcctgcactgcaggtagagtctttaccattgagccactagggaagccctcacccTTAATACAGTTACACTTCATAAGTTGCTGAAACCACATGCCCGTGAAcagtatctctctttttttttaattaaaaatttcgcAAAGTGAACACATCTGTGTGATCCGCACTCGGTTTAGGAAAGCACTtcaccagcacccccagaagcTCGCCTTTGCCCACCCCAACCTCTGCCTCCACTCAAGGTTAATCAATACCCTAACTTCTAAAATTACAactcagggacttccccggtggtccagtggttaacacgtCGCCTTCTGATGCAGTGCAGGTTCGATTCCCCCCTTGGTGAGCTAGGATTCTGCATGACTTGGGGccaatactttgtcaacaaaggtccatctggtcaaagctatggtttttccagtagtcacgtatggatctgagagttggactataaagaaagctgaatgccgaagaattgatgcttttgaactgcgatgttggagaagactcttgagagtcccttggactgcaatgagatacaaccagtccatcctaaaggaaatcagtcctgaatattcattggaaggactgatgttgaaggtgaaatttcaatactttggccatctgacacgaagaactgattcactggaaaagatcctgatgctgggaaagattgaaggcaagagaaggggaccacaggggatgagatggttggatggcatcaccgactcaagggacatgagtttgaataaactccgggagttggtgatggacagggaggctctggcgtgctgcagttcatggggtcacaaagagttggacacaactgagcgactgaactgaactgaactggggccaaaaaaccaaaatataagaaaacagaagcaatattatagcCGATTCAACAAAGacctttaaaatggtccacattaaaaaaaaaacataaaatcataacaaataaaatcataaatctttaaaaacataaaatcataACTCAGACCTGGAAGGGTAGGATGCAGGACCAAGGAGGgcagctcaggagggaggggacatacatatacacacagctgactcactttgttgtgcagcagaaactaacacaacattgtaaggcaattgtcctccaataatataattttttaaaaagtcacaactCAGCATGCCTGCTTCTGAACTTTAATGAGATCATGTACTATGTATACTATGGactaccaaaccacctgacctgcctcctgagaaatctatatgcaggtcaagaagcaacagttagaacaggacatggaacaacagacaggttccaaattgggaaaggagtacattaaggctgtatattgtcaccctacttatttaacttctttgcagagtacatcatgtggaatgctgggctggatgaagcacaagctggaatcaagatggccaggagaaatatcaataacctcagatatgcagatgacaccacctggcagaaagcgaagaggaactgaagagcctcttgatgaaaatgaaagaggagagtgaaaaagttggcttaaagctcaacattcagaaaacgaagatcatggcatccagtcccatcacttcatgggaaatagatggggaaacagtggctgactttagttttctgggctccaaaatcactgcaaatggtgattgcagccaagaaattaaaagacgcttactccttggaaggaaagttatgaccaacctagacagcatattaaaaagcagagacactactttgctgacaaaggtcaatctagtcaaagctatggtttttccaggagtcatgtatggatgtgagagttggactataaaca
Encoded here:
- the LOC138446690 gene encoding G-protein coupled receptor 183-like; the encoded protein is MASSTADPSNLVHHTNSCLPHHPPRVASVMLSLFYTALLIFAVLGNVLALRLAYQKDKKINSTDVFLVHLAVSDLLFALTLPGKITYFLLDFNWPFGEGFCRLTAFIFFVNTYSGIYLMTCVSVDRYLAVVRAHQCPRLREPGWAQLICVAVWVLAMLQTAPLLGFTMTMRLAGRLTCMEYDSVQQVFTLPVMVLVTSALSFCGPVAVILFCYVKITVKLCRMARDNPLTSRRGHHRRACLLTLVVLVAVVLCFIPYHLHVIQFMVTKMLRQPTCPEQRVFKLCLQLTVCLMNLNCSIDPVAYFFASSRYRKWLRHFLKLRASPSSPSSPQGKASSETQSINQTGGSLPLEENEV